The Flavobacterium psychrophilum genome includes a region encoding these proteins:
- a CDS encoding NAD-dependent epimerase: MKVLITGATGLVGTELVSLLLKNGIHIHYLTTSKNKLQDEANYKGFYWNPNTGDIDETCLEDVDVIIHLAGASISKRWTASYKQEILESRILSTSVLYGLLKNRPHNVHQFISASAIGIYPSSLDKVYSEDETQFDNSFLSQVVQKWEKAVDRIAQLGIRVAKVRTGLVLSGKGGVLKEMAVPTKYGLGAAFGTGQQMQSWIHLNDLAGIYYYILNEELEGVYNAVAPFPVNNQELTKQIAKAMDKPYFLPNIPKFAMEMVLGEMHTLLFDSQNVSAKKIIGEGYQFKYLSLEKALKEELA, encoded by the coding sequence ATGAAAGTTTTAATTACGGGAGCTACCGGGCTTGTTGGGACAGAACTTGTATCACTGCTCCTTAAAAATGGAATTCATATCCATTATCTAACTACTTCAAAAAATAAACTTCAGGATGAAGCCAACTATAAAGGCTTTTACTGGAATCCAAATACAGGAGATATCGACGAAACTTGCCTGGAAGATGTAGATGTTATAATACATCTTGCAGGGGCTTCTATTTCTAAACGCTGGACAGCTTCCTACAAACAGGAAATCCTGGAAAGCCGTATACTTTCAACCTCCGTGCTTTATGGGCTGCTCAAAAACAGGCCACATAATGTGCATCAGTTTATATCTGCGTCAGCAATAGGTATTTATCCCAGCAGTCTTGATAAGGTATATTCAGAAGATGAAACCCAATTTGATAACTCATTTCTTAGCCAGGTGGTGCAAAAATGGGAAAAGGCAGTCGACCGCATAGCCCAATTGGGTATTAGAGTTGCCAAAGTGCGAACCGGCTTAGTGCTTTCGGGTAAAGGTGGTGTGCTTAAGGAAATGGCAGTCCCTACAAAATACGGACTCGGTGCTGCTTTTGGCACTGGCCAGCAAATGCAGTCTTGGATCCATCTTAACGATCTTGCGGGTATTTACTATTATATACTTAATGAAGAGTTGGAAGGCGTATATAATGCCGTGGCTCCGTTTCCGGTAAACAATCAGGAACTAACAAAACAGATAGCAAAAGCTATGGATAAACCGTACTTTTTGCCTAATATACCTAAATTTGCCATGGAAATGGTTTTGGGCGAAATGCATACCCTGCTTTTTGACAGCCAGAATGTCAGCGCTAAAAAAATTATAGGCGAAGGTTACCAGTTTAAATATCTTTCGTTAGAGAAAGCATTAAAAGAAGAACTTGCATAA
- a CDS encoding molecular chaperone GrpE, with protein MMFKKLFKNKNMNQENSENVEKDLTNEEIVNETEATTEQHTEGVGSAEELTVEEKLSEDLAKEKDKFLRLFAEFENYKKRTSKERLDLFKTANQEVLQALLPVMDDFDRAMVQIAKSEDEVLLKGVELIHNKLKDTLVSKGLEQVELKAGDAFNADFAEAITQIPAPSPELKGKIVDVVEKGYKLGDKIIRFPKVVIGN; from the coding sequence ATAATGTTTAAGAAATTATTTAAGAATAAGAATATGAACCAGGAGAATTCTGAAAACGTAGAAAAAGACTTAACCAACGAAGAAATAGTAAACGAAACTGAAGCTACAACCGAACAGCATACTGAAGGTGTTGGGTCTGCAGAAGAACTTACCGTTGAAGAAAAACTAAGCGAGGATCTTGCTAAAGAAAAAGATAAGTTTTTACGACTGTTTGCTGAATTTGAAAACTATAAAAAAAGAACTTCTAAAGAAAGGCTTGATCTTTTCAAGACAGCTAACCAGGAAGTACTTCAGGCGCTATTGCCTGTAATGGATGATTTTGACAGGGCAATGGTACAAATAGCAAAATCTGAAGATGAGGTATTGCTAAAAGGTGTAGAGCTTATACACAACAAATTAAAAGATACTCTCGTGTCTAAAGGCCTTGAGCAGGTTGAGTTAAAAGCAGGTGATGCTTTCAATGCAGATTTTGCTGAAGCTATTACACAAATACCTGCGCCGTCTCCGGAGCTTAAAGGTAAAATTGTAGATGTAGTGGAAAAAGGGTACAAACTGGGCGACAAAATTATACGTTTCCCTAAAGTTGTTATTGGTAATTAA
- a CDS encoding molecular chaperone DnaJ, with the protein MKKDFYEILGIDRNATADQIKKAYRKKAIEYHPDKNPGDKEAEEKFKAAAEAYEILSDPDKKARFDQYGSAAFDGSGGFGGGHGGMNMDDIFSQFGDIFGGAFGGGGFGGFGGGGGQRRMKGSNLRIKVKLTLDEVANGVEKKVKVKRKVQAKGVTFKTCPTCNGAGQVMKITNTILGRMQTAATCHTCGGTGQIIETKPNHADAQGMIMEDETVSIKIPAGVTDGMQLKVSGKGNDAPGNNSIPGDLIVAIEEVEHETLKREGENLHLDLYISFAEAALGTSKDIETVGGKVRIKLEEGIQSGKILRLKGKGIPSVNSYGTGDLLVHVNVWTPKTLNKEQRQFFENALTDENFIPKPEKSEKSFFEKVKDMFS; encoded by the coding sequence ATGAAGAAAGATTTTTACGAAATATTAGGTATAGACAGAAACGCTACTGCTGATCAGATAAAGAAAGCGTACCGTAAAAAAGCTATTGAATACCACCCAGACAAAAACCCGGGCGACAAAGAAGCTGAAGAGAAATTTAAGGCGGCTGCAGAAGCTTATGAGATATTAAGCGACCCGGATAAGAAAGCACGTTTTGACCAATATGGTTCGGCGGCTTTTGATGGTTCTGGTGGCTTTGGCGGCGGTCACGGCGGTATGAACATGGATGATATTTTCAGCCAGTTTGGCGATATATTCGGTGGTGCTTTTGGTGGCGGAGGCTTTGGTGGTTTCGGCGGAGGCGGAGGCCAGCGCAGGATGAAAGGAAGCAATCTTCGTATCAAAGTAAAACTTACGCTTGATGAAGTTGCCAATGGCGTTGAGAAAAAAGTAAAAGTAAAACGTAAAGTTCAGGCTAAAGGTGTTACGTTCAAAACTTGCCCTACCTGTAATGGTGCCGGTCAGGTAATGAAAATAACCAACACTATTTTAGGTAGGATGCAAACTGCTGCTACCTGCCATACTTGTGGTGGTACAGGCCAGATCATTGAAACTAAACCAAATCATGCCGATGCTCAGGGTATGATAATGGAAGATGAAACGGTATCAATCAAAATACCTGCGGGTGTTACAGATGGTATGCAGTTAAAAGTTAGCGGTAAGGGTAACGATGCTCCGGGCAACAACAGTATTCCAGGTGATCTTATCGTAGCAATAGAAGAAGTTGAGCATGAAACACTTAAGCGTGAGGGCGAAAATCTTCACCTTGACCTGTATATTAGCTTTGCAGAAGCTGCACTTGGTACATCTAAAGATATTGAAACTGTAGGTGGAAAAGTGAGAATTAAACTTGAAGAAGGCATTCAGTCTGGTAAAATTTTAAGGCTTAAAGGTAAAGGTATACCTAGTGTAAACTCTTACGGTACGGGCGATTTACTGGTGCATGTAAACGTTTGGACGCCAAAGACTTTAAATAAAGAACAGCGTCAGTTTTTCGAGAATGCGCTTACAGATGAAAACTTTATTCCGAAGCCCGAAAAGAGCGAAAAATCTTTTTTTGAAAAAGTTAAGGATATGTTTTCATAA
- a CDS encoding ABC transporter ATP-binding protein yields MEPILEVKNVVKQYGDYTALNNVSLQVPRGSIYGLLGPNGAGKTSLIRIINQITMPDSGEVFLDGEKLNPSHIGHIGYMPEERGLYKTMKVGEQALYLAQLKGLSKKEAKAQLEYWFEKLEIQGWWNKKIQELSKGMAQKIQFVVTVLHQPKLLIFDEPFSGFDPVNANLIKDEILGLRDKGATIIFSTHRMESVEEMCDHIALIHQSNKLIEGELNDVKKRYRTNTFEVGVVTNNNHQFTGELSQKYQVAPANFKTLDDELKLLVTLPEGVSSRQLLSELVQKGDVTYFVEKIPSVNDIFIQTVSKK; encoded by the coding sequence ATGGAACCAATTCTTGAAGTAAAAAACGTAGTTAAGCAATACGGCGATTACACCGCTCTTAACAATGTTTCACTGCAGGTGCCAAGAGGCAGCATATACGGACTTTTAGGTCCTAACGGGGCGGGAAAAACATCCCTTATCCGAATCATCAATCAAATTACGATGCCCGATAGTGGCGAGGTTTTCCTTGACGGGGAAAAACTTAACCCAAGCCATATTGGCCACATAGGCTATATGCCGGAAGAAAGAGGTTTGTATAAAACCATGAAAGTTGGCGAGCAGGCTTTATACCTTGCCCAGCTTAAAGGCCTATCTAAAAAAGAAGCCAAAGCACAACTGGAATACTGGTTTGAAAAACTGGAAATTCAGGGCTGGTGGAATAAAAAAATACAGGAGCTGTCTAAAGGTATGGCGCAAAAGATACAGTTTGTGGTTACGGTGCTGCACCAGCCAAAGCTGCTTATTTTTGATGAACCCTTCAGTGGATTTGACCCTGTTAATGCCAATCTTATAAAAGACGAGATATTAGGGCTTCGCGATAAAGGCGCAACTATTATTTTTTCTACCCACAGAATGGAAAGTGTTGAAGAAATGTGCGATCATATTGCGCTTATCCATCAATCGAACAAACTTATTGAAGGCGAGCTAAACGATGTGAAGAAAAGATATCGTACCAATACGTTTGAAGTGGGGGTTGTTACCAATAACAACCATCAGTTTACAGGAGAGTTAAGCCAGAAATATCAGGTGGCTCCGGCCAACTTTAAAACACTTGACGATGAACTTAAGCTTTTAGTGACACTACCGGAAGGTGTAAGCTCACGCCAGTTGCTAAGTGAGCTTGTGCAAAAAGGCGATGTAACCTACTTTGTAGAAAAGATTCCAAGTGTTAACGATATATTTATTCAAACCGTAAGCAAAAAATAA
- a CDS encoding ABC transporter permease, with product MSLSLIIKREFNSKVRNKSFIVMTFLSPILFTAMAALVGYLANVNDDEIVKIAIHDQGSLLETDFKDSKKVEYVNLSQLPLATAKEKAAASYEGLIYVPNVATPKELVNKVEYISNESPSMDFIGEMEDVVNDKLFKYNLEQDGIDYKKIDAARTKTDIRLSKFSGEESLKWLNEIKIGIGFAFGYLIMMFIIIYGNMVMRSVIEEKTNRIIEIIISSVKPFKLMMGKIVGTSLAGILQFLIWAVLGTILMFVATSFLGIKLGGGAGAQVVEATQKSSELASYIPEILSLPWATMLISFLLFFIGGFFLYSSIYASIGAAVDSETDSQQFLLPIILPLMLGVYVGFFTVINDPHGTVATVFSMIPLTSPIVMMMRMPFGVPLWQVILSMAILFTTFFGVVWFAAKIYRIGILMYGKKPTYKEIFKWLKY from the coding sequence ATGAGCCTATCTTTAATTATAAAACGGGAGTTTAACTCGAAAGTGCGTAATAAGTCGTTTATAGTAATGACATTTTTAAGTCCGATACTATTTACGGCTATGGCAGCTTTGGTAGGCTATCTAGCCAACGTTAACGATGACGAAATTGTAAAAATAGCAATTCATGACCAGGGTAGTCTACTTGAAACTGACTTTAAAGATTCTAAAAAAGTTGAGTACGTTAACCTTTCCCAGCTTCCACTGGCAACAGCTAAAGAAAAAGCGGCTGCGAGTTATGAAGGGCTTATTTATGTACCCAATGTAGCTACGCCAAAAGAATTGGTAAATAAAGTAGAATATATTTCTAACGAGAGTCCGTCTATGGATTTTATCGGAGAAATGGAAGACGTAGTAAACGACAAGCTTTTTAAATACAATCTGGAACAGGATGGTATCGACTATAAAAAGATTGATGCTGCAAGGACGAAAACCGATATCCGCCTGAGTAAATTTTCGGGAGAAGAAAGCCTTAAATGGTTGAACGAGATTAAAATAGGTATTGGTTTTGCATTCGGTTACCTTATTATGATGTTCATTATTATATATGGCAACATGGTAATGCGAAGCGTTATTGAGGAAAAAACAAACCGTATTATCGAGATCATTATATCGTCAGTTAAGCCGTTTAAACTAATGATGGGTAAAATTGTAGGTACTTCATTAGCAGGTATATTGCAGTTTCTTATCTGGGCCGTATTGGGAACAATACTTATGTTTGTTGCTACCAGCTTTTTAGGAATTAAACTGGGTGGTGGCGCAGGAGCTCAGGTAGTTGAGGCAACTCAAAAATCATCGGAACTGGCGAGTTATATTCCGGAAATACTATCACTTCCGTGGGCAACAATGCTTATATCTTTCCTTTTGTTTTTTATAGGAGGGTTCTTTTTATATAGCTCAATATACGCATCTATTGGTGCGGCTGTAGATAGCGAGACCGATTCGCAACAATTTCTTCTGCCGATCATCCTTCCGCTTATGCTGGGAGTATACGTAGGTTTCTTTACGGTAATCAACGATCCGCATGGAACTGTTGCAACTGTATTCTCTATGATACCACTTACATCGCCAATAGTAATGATGATGCGTATGCCATTCGGAGTGCCGCTATGGCAGGTTATACTATCAATGGCCATATTGTTTACTACCTTCTTTGGGGTGGTTTGGTTTGCGGCAAAAATATATCGTATCGGTATCCTTATGTATGGTAAGAAACCAACTTATAAGGAAATATTCAAGTGGCTTAAATACTAG
- a CDS encoding Fis family transcriptional regulator, which produces MSKILIIEDEAAIRRVLGKILSEESDTYKVEEAEDGLQGLEKIKNDDYDLVLCDIKMPKMDGVEVLEAVKKIKPEIPFVMISGHGDIETAINTMRLGAFDYISKPPDLNRLLNTVRNALDRKVLVVENKMLKKKVSKNYEMVGASEPINHIKEIIEKVAPTDARVLITGPNGTGKELVAHWLHEKSERAAAPFIEVNCAAIPSELIESELFGHVKGAFTSAVKDRAGKFEAADKGTIFLDEIGDMSLPAQAKVLRALQENMIQRVGAEKDIKVDVRVIAATNKDLKKEISEGRFREDLYHRLAVILVKVPALNDRRDDIPTLINHFAEKIALEQGSAPKKFSADAIKLLQEYDWTGNIRELRNVVERLIILGGSEISESDVRLFASK; this is translated from the coding sequence ATGTCCAAGATATTAATTATAGAAGACGAAGCCGCTATTCGCAGGGTATTGGGAAAAATACTTTCTGAAGAAAGCGACACCTACAAAGTGGAAGAGGCTGAAGACGGGCTACAGGGGCTTGAAAAGATAAAGAATGACGATTATGACCTTGTGTTGTGCGATATAAAAATGCCAAAAATGGATGGTGTTGAGGTGCTTGAAGCGGTAAAAAAGATAAAGCCCGAAATTCCGTTTGTAATGATATCGGGACATGGTGATATTGAAACCGCTATTAACACGATGCGCCTTGGCGCTTTTGACTATATCTCTAAACCGCCGGATTTAAACCGTTTATTAAATACCGTTCGTAATGCGCTTGACCGTAAAGTGCTTGTTGTAGAAAACAAGATGCTTAAAAAGAAAGTAAGCAAGAACTACGAAATGGTAGGGGCAAGTGAGCCTATCAATCACATTAAAGAAATTATAGAAAAAGTAGCACCTACAGATGCGCGTGTACTTATTACCGGCCCCAACGGAACTGGTAAGGAGCTTGTAGCGCATTGGCTTCATGAAAAGAGCGAGCGTGCAGCAGCGCCTTTTATAGAGGTGAACTGTGCGGCTATACCGTCTGAACTTATAGAGAGCGAACTTTTCGGTCACGTTAAAGGTGCTTTTACCAGTGCTGTAAAAGACCGTGCCGGTAAGTTTGAAGCTGCCGATAAAGGAACTATTTTCCTTGATGAAATTGGCGATATGAGCCTTCCCGCACAGGCGAAGGTATTGCGTGCGCTTCAGGAAAATATGATTCAGAGGGTAGGGGCAGAAAAAGACATTAAGGTAGACGTGCGTGTAATTGCCGCTACCAATAAAGACCTTAAAAAGGAAATTTCCGAAGGCCGTTTCCGTGAAGATTTATACCACCGCCTGGCTGTGATACTTGTAAAAGTTCCGGCCCTTAATGACAGGAGGGATGATATACCAACGCTGATTAATCATTTTGCTGAGAAAATTGCTTTAGAGCAGGGATCGGCACCGAAGAAGTTTTCGGCAGATGCCATAAAACTATTGCAGGAATACGATTGGACAGGCAATATACGTGAGCTACGTAATGTGGTTGAGCGTCTTATTATATTAGGTGGTAGCGAGATTAGCGAAAGTGATGTTAGGCTTTTTGCCAGTAAATAA
- a CDS encoding RNA helicase, with product MFLKKINEKLSQALEDAGLTKPTDLQKETWGTIKSGADCVFLADSDLGKSTTIVINVIQRLEKPFEESPRALIFVKDKAKVLEMVEMFKKYDSYGNLRVYGVYEQGDIDYDKNQISLGIDVLIGSTPRLSDMFSSAGFDVNQLKMFIVDDIEDQLKVRMETKIVRISNSINKTQRLFFTDVITDRVEILADKIMIEPVFFEFDDHEEEDEEYDEELEGLDFGDDDTEEEENNK from the coding sequence ATGTTTTTAAAGAAAATAAACGAAAAGCTGTCCCAGGCACTTGAAGATGCGGGATTAACTAAACCTACCGATTTGCAAAAAGAAACATGGGGTACCATTAAAAGTGGTGCTGACTGTGTATTTCTTGCTGATTCTGATTTGGGTAAGTCTACCACTATTGTAATTAACGTAATTCAGCGTCTTGAGAAACCTTTTGAGGAATCACCACGTGCCCTGATCTTTGTAAAAGACAAAGCTAAGGTACTTGAAATGGTAGAAATGTTTAAGAAATACGACAGCTACGGTAACCTTCGTGTATACGGTGTTTACGAACAGGGCGATATAGACTACGACAAAAATCAGATATCTTTAGGTATAGATGTACTTATCGGCTCTACACCAAGGCTAAGTGATATGTTCTCTTCGGCTGGGTTTGACGTAAACCAGCTTAAGATGTTTATTGTTGACGATATTGAAGACCAGCTTAAAGTAAGAATGGAAACCAAGATCGTTAGGATATCTAACAGCATCAATAAAACACAGCGTTTATTCTTTACCGATGTTATTACCGACCGTGTAGAGATACTTGCCGATAAAATAATGATAGAGCCTGTTTTCTTTGAGTTTGACGATCACGAAGAGGAAGATGAGGAATACGACGAAGAGTTGGAAGGACTTGATTTTGGCGACGACGACACAGAGGAAGAAGAAAACAATAAATAA
- a CDS encoding hydrolase produces MIKSLKFIVLTLGSFLAVIYIVAITYLYFNQESLIFQPEILAKDYKFSFQGDLKEMYISVEKDVNLHGVLFRTHESKGLIFYLHGNGGSVKGWGDIGATYNQMGYDIFILDYRGYGKSNGKISSEAQLFDDLKKAYSHLLSIYPEGKIIITGYSIGTGLAAMLASENNPKALVLQAPYYSLKETINSTMPLMPDFLQKYDFETYKFLQKVKAPVCIFHGTADTILPYSNSEKLRSVFKKNDVLVTLPGEGHNTITDNELFKTEFKKFADRMLQY; encoded by the coding sequence ATGATCAAAAGTTTAAAATTTATAGTCCTGACACTTGGCTCTTTTCTGGCTGTGATTTATATAGTGGCTATAACATATCTATATTTTAATCAGGAGAGCCTTATTTTTCAGCCTGAGATATTGGCCAAGGATTATAAATTCAGTTTTCAGGGCGATTTAAAAGAGATGTACATCTCTGTAGAGAAGGATGTAAATCTACATGGCGTTTTGTTTAGAACTCATGAAAGTAAAGGGCTTATATTTTACCTGCATGGTAACGGCGGATCTGTAAAAGGATGGGGAGATATAGGAGCTACTTACAACCAGATGGGGTATGATATCTTTATTTTAGATTACAGGGGATATGGTAAGAGTAATGGAAAGATAAGTAGTGAAGCTCAATTGTTCGATGACCTGAAAAAAGCTTATAGCCATTTACTGTCGATATATCCTGAAGGCAAAATAATAATTACGGGCTACTCTATAGGTACAGGGCTGGCTGCTATGCTGGCATCTGAAAATAATCCGAAAGCACTTGTGTTGCAGGCTCCATATTACAGTTTAAAAGAAACTATAAACAGCACTATGCCTTTGATGCCCGACTTTTTACAGAAATATGATTTTGAAACGTATAAATTTTTACAGAAAGTAAAGGCTCCGGTTTGTATTTTTCATGGTACTGCAGACACTATTTTGCCTTATAGCAATTCAGAAAAATTAAGGTCGGTATTCAAAAAGAATGACGTGCTTGTTACACTTCCCGGTGAAGGCCATAATACAATTACCGATAATGAGCTTTTTAAAACGGAATTTAAAAAGTTTGCCGATAGGATGTTGCAATACTAA
- a CDS encoding glycosyl transferase family 2, with protein MITIDALSVQFGGTTLFSDVSFSINETDKIALMGKNGAGKSTLLKIIAGVSKPSTGNISAPKGTVIAYLPQHLLTEDNATVIEETSKAFESIFKMKAEIDALNEELTVRTDYESDEYYKIIEKVSELSEKFYSIEEVNYEAEVEKVLVGMGFSRDDFNRPTSEFSGGWRMRIELAKILLQKPDLILLDEPTNHMDIESIQWLEDFLINSAKAVMVISHDRAFVDNITTRTIEVTMGRIYDYKAKYSHYLELRKDRRAHQQKAYDEQQKMIAENTEFIERFKGTYSKTLQVQSRVKMLEKLELVEVDEVDTSALRLKFPAAPRSGQYPLVVTELSKAYGDHVVFKDASMVIERGQKLAFVGKNGEGKSTMIKAIMGEIDFEGKLELGHNIQVGYFAQNQAAMLDENLTVFETIDQIAVGEIRTQIKNLLGAFMFSGDDTTKKVKVLSGGEKTRLAMIKLLLEPVNLLILDEPTNHLDMKTKDIIKDALKAFDGTVVLVSHDRDFLNGLVTKVFEFGNKRVKEHFEDIKGFLELKKMENLREIEKNNKFLYHA; from the coding sequence ATGATTACAATAGATGCGCTTTCGGTACAGTTTGGCGGTACCACACTTTTTAGTGATGTTTCATTCTCTATAAACGAAACCGACAAAATAGCCTTAATGGGTAAAAATGGTGCGGGAAAAAGTACATTGCTTAAAATTATAGCAGGAGTAAGTAAACCATCAACAGGAAATATTTCGGCACCCAAAGGTACTGTTATTGCTTACCTGCCACAGCACTTACTTACCGAAGATAACGCAACTGTAATTGAAGAAACATCTAAGGCCTTTGAAAGCATCTTTAAGATGAAGGCCGAAATTGATGCCCTTAATGAGGAGCTTACAGTGCGTACCGATTACGAATCGGATGAATACTATAAGATCATCGAAAAAGTATCTGAGCTTAGCGAGAAATTCTATTCTATTGAAGAAGTAAATTATGAAGCAGAGGTAGAAAAGGTACTTGTAGGTATGGGTTTTTCGCGTGACGATTTTAACCGCCCAACGTCAGAATTCAGCGGAGGCTGGAGGATGCGTATCGAGCTGGCTAAAATTCTGTTGCAAAAACCGGATCTTATCCTTTTGGATGAGCCTACCAACCACATGGATATTGAAAGTATACAGTGGCTTGAAGATTTCCTTATAAACAGTGCCAAAGCTGTAATGGTGATATCGCACGACAGGGCGTTTGTAGATAATATTACAACACGTACCATAGAGGTTACTATGGGAAGGATATACGATTACAAAGCAAAATACTCACACTATCTTGAGCTTCGTAAAGACCGTCGTGCCCACCAGCAAAAAGCGTATGATGAGCAGCAGAAGATGATTGCTGAAAACACAGAATTTATTGAGCGTTTTAAAGGAACATATTCTAAAACACTTCAGGTACAGTCGCGCGTAAAAATGCTTGAAAAACTGGAACTTGTCGAGGTTGACGAAGTAGATACATCGGCACTTAGGCTTAAGTTTCCGGCAGCGCCACGCTCAGGGCAGTATCCTTTAGTGGTTACAGAACTTTCTAAAGCCTACGGTGACCATGTGGTATTTAAAGATGCTTCTATGGTTATAGAACGCGGACAAAAACTTGCCTTTGTAGGTAAGAATGGTGAAGGTAAATCGACCATGATAAAAGCTATTATGGGAGAGATTGATTTTGAGGGTAAACTGGAGCTTGGGCATAACATTCAGGTTGGGTATTTTGCTCAGAACCAGGCGGCGATGCTTGACGAGAACCTGACTGTTTTTGAAACCATTGACCAAATTGCTGTTGGAGAAATTCGTACACAGATAAAAAACCTACTTGGTGCATTTATGTTTAGCGGTGATGATACTACTAAGAAAGTAAAAGTACTTTCAGGTGGAGAGAAAACACGTCTTGCCATGATAAAGCTATTGCTTGAGCCGGTTAACCTGCTTATTCTGGATGAGCCTACCAACCACCTTGATATGAAAACCAAAGATATTATTAAAGATGCCCTTAAGGCGTTTGATGGTACTGTGGTATTGGTATCTCACGACAGGGATTTCCTTAACGGACTTGTAACAAAAGTGTTTGAGTTTGGAAACAAACGCGTTAAAGAGCATTTTGAAGATATAAAAGGTTTCCTTGAACTTAAAAAGATGGAGAATCTTAGGGAAATAGAGAAAAATAATAAATTCCTGTATCATGCGTAA
- a CDS encoding RNA polymerase subunit sigma-24: MHRDSQRQVYELMAPKLYHTCKRYLKSEEEIEEAVADAFYTIFTKLDQLKEIKAFEAWARKIAVNQCLMSLKKNVNFNIYIEDMSRGTEPSEAQSAGLEEEDLLKLLTYLPEGCRTVFNLFAIEGYSHKEIATMLNISEGTSKSQLNVSRSKLKELVNNVYYQNENSHGKSR; encoded by the coding sequence ATGCACCGGGACTCCCAGAGACAGGTGTATGAGCTTATGGCTCCTAAACTTTACCATACTTGCAAGAGGTACCTGAAAAGCGAGGAAGAGATAGAAGAGGCAGTGGCCGATGCCTTCTACACTATCTTTACTAAACTTGACCAACTTAAAGAAATTAAGGCGTTTGAGGCCTGGGCACGCAAAATTGCAGTGAACCAATGCCTGATGAGCCTTAAAAAGAATGTAAACTTCAATATCTATATTGAAGACATGAGCCGTGGCACAGAACCATCCGAAGCCCAATCGGCCGGGCTTGAGGAAGAGGACCTGCTAAAGCTGCTTACCTATCTGCCCGAAGGCTGCAGGACAGTATTTAACCTGTTCGCCATAGAAGGCTACTCACACAAAGAAATTGCTACCATGCTGAATATTTCTGAGGGAACATCCAAATCACAATTAAACGTCTCCCGCAGCAAGCTGAAAGAACTAGTAAACAATGTTTATTACCAAAACGAGAACAGTCATGGAAAATCAAGATAA
- a CDS encoding phosphate:nucleotide phosphotransferase produces MKAIDTEDFKVTGNFDIIKAPSLIDTETSEKKVHKALKEESKKLGKLQDKMYANNRYSVLVCLQGMDTSGKDSLIREVFRRFNARGVNVYSFKTPSAAELEHDYLWRHYIALPEKGKFAVFNRSHYENVLITRVHPEFILNENLPGISTVEEIPEKIWEERYEQINNFEKHITQNGTIVFKFFLHLSKEEQKQRLLRRLNKEKHNWKFAPSDLDERQYWDDYQKYYEEAINATSKKHAPWYVIPADNKETARYLIAKTIFDTLKKYEDIKEPAVDEEVLENISLYKDKLQNEK; encoded by the coding sequence ATGAAAGCAATAGACACCGAAGATTTTAAAGTAACCGGCAATTTTGATATAATCAAAGCGCCATCCCTTATAGATACTGAGACTTCTGAAAAAAAAGTACACAAGGCTCTTAAAGAAGAAAGCAAAAAACTTGGTAAGCTACAGGACAAAATGTATGCCAACAACCGTTACAGTGTATTGGTTTGCCTTCAGGGAATGGATACGTCTGGAAAGGACAGCCTTATACGCGAAGTCTTCAGGCGTTTTAATGCAAGGGGTGTAAATGTATACAGTTTTAAAACACCATCGGCAGCCGAACTGGAACACGATTATCTTTGGAGGCATTATATTGCGTTGCCCGAAAAAGGCAAGTTTGCCGTGTTTAACCGTTCGCATTACGAGAATGTGCTTATTACGCGTGTGCATCCTGAATTTATCCTGAATGAAAACCTGCCGGGCATAAGCACTGTAGAAGAAATTCCGGAGAAAATATGGGAGGAACGCTATGAGCAGATCAATAACTTCGAAAAGCACATTACCCAAAACGGAACCATAGTGTTTAAATTTTTCCTTCACCTAAGTAAAGAAGAACAAAAGCAGCGATTACTTAGAAGGCTGAACAAAGAAAAACACAACTGGAAATTTGCTCCGTCTGACCTGGACGAAAGGCAATATTGGGATGATTACCAAAAGTATTATGAAGAGGCTATAAATGCAACATCAAAAAAACATGCACCCTGGTATGTAATTCCGGCTGATAATAAAGAAACCGCACGCTACCTGATAGCAAAAACCATTTTTGATACCCTTAAAAAATATGAGGATATTAAAGAGCCGGCTGTAGATGAAGAAGTTTTAGAGAATATTTCACTATATAAGGATAAGCTGCAAAATGAGAAGTAG